CCGTTTCCGCTTTGGCAGAGACGTCGACCATATGCGCTTCGCCAGCGGCGTTAATGTGGGTCAGTTGCGACATAGCTTATTTCTTCAAATGAGGATGGAAATTACACGGACGGGTACGGGCATCAAGCTGTGGCGCGATGATGTTCTCCCACGCGGTACGGCAGGCTTTGGTCGAGCCTGGCATGGCGAAAATCAGCGTCTTATTGGCGATCCCCGCCACGGCGCGGGACTGCAGCGTGGAGGTGCCAATCTCTTCAAACGAGAGCATACGGAACACTTCACCAAATCCTTCTACTTCGCGGTCAAACAGCGGCAGCAACGCTTCCGGGGCCTGGTCGCCCGCGGTGAAACCGGTGCCGCCGGTAATCAGCACCACCTGCACTTCATCGCTGGCGATCCACTGTGACACCTGCGCGCGAATGGCGTAGCGGTTCTCTTTCACAATGGCTTTATCCACGATCTGGTGCCCGGCGTCGTGCGCCGCGTCGCGCAGCCAGTGGCCGGAGGTGTCGTCCTCTTCGCCACGGCGCTCGGAAACGGTAAGAATGGCAATGCGTGTCGGGATAAATTCTGCGCTTACCTGACTCATCTTCTGGTTCCTTCTTAAAGCTGATTACCCGCCAATGTAGGACAGGTTCTGAGTAATACCGGTGTTGCCCTGATGCAGGAAGTGGGTCTGCTTTTTGTGCGTCAGCGCCTCGGAAATACGCGCTTCAAGCGCCTCCTGCTGAGCATCGTTCTCCAGCAGATCGCGCAGATCCACACCGCCGTCGCCGAACAGGCACAAATGCAGTTTGCCGATGGACGAGACGCGCAGGCGGTTGCAGCTGGCGCAGAAGTCTTTTTCATACGGCATGATAAGCCCTATTTCCCCTTCGTAATCGGGGTGACAAAAGACCTGCGCCGGGCCATCGCTGCGCTGGCGGATCTGGTGGATCCAGCCGCGTCGCAGCAGCGCGTCGCGCAGCACCATGCCGGAAATATGATGGCGGCGGAACAGTTCGCTGCCTTCGCCGGTTTCCATCAGCTCAATAAAACGCAGTTGAATGCGGCGCGGTTTGATCCACGCCAGGAAGGTGTCCAGCTGGTGATGGTTCACATCACGCATCAGAACCGTGTTGACTTTGACTTTATCGAAACCGGCTGCAAACGCCGCGTCAATGCCGTCCATAACCTGACGGAACTTGTCCTGTCCGGTGATGGCGTGAAACTGGCGCGCGTCGAGGCTGTCCACGCTGACGTTAATCGCCGTCAGGCCCGCATCGCGCCAGGCCGCCACGTCACGGGCCATACGGTAGCCGTTAGTGGTCACGGCAATTTGCCGGATGCGCTCATTTTCGCGCACGGCGGCAATAATGTCGGGGAAATCGCGACGCAGAGAAGGCTCACCGCCGGTCAGACGGACTTTTTCAGTACCGAGTTCTGAGAACGCGCGCGTAACGCGACGCACTTCATCGACGGAGAGAAAACCGTTATTGGTGACGCTGCCCGGCTTGTAGCCGTCAGGCAGACAGTAGGTGCAACGGAAGTTGCACACATCGGTAATCGACAGACGTAAGTAGAAAAACTTACGCGCGAAAGCATCAGTAAGTTGTGAAGCCATGTACACCTTTCCAGATACGGGAGGCACAGTCATTTCTTTCTGTACCCTGGTGGCAATCCGCCACGGCCAGAGCGCCATATCTGTTCGACACAGGCGCTAAGGCTAGAGTGTATGTTTTCAAATTTGAAAACGTGGTTAAGGCGATAGTAGCGCGTAAATCACCACTTCGCCATTCTCGCTTTTCGCTATATAATTCTCTACATAACGTCACGATCGTGCATTTTAACGACAGAATACCTAAAAACCGCAATTTCGCATTGATTTACGTCATTATGCATCGGGTCAGCAATCGTCTTTTCGAGGTAGTTGGGTTACTGTTACGCGGTCAGAACCTCATAAGGAAAATAAATGCGCAATCGCACTTTTGCCGATCTTGACCGGGTGGTCGCTCTGGGCGGAGGCCACGGC
This region of Enterobacter cancerogenus genomic DNA includes:
- the moaB gene encoding molybdenum cofactor biosynthesis protein B; translated protein: MSQVSAEFIPTRIAILTVSERRGEEDDTSGHWLRDAAHDAGHQIVDKAIVKENRYAIRAQVSQWIASDEVQVVLITGGTGFTAGDQAPEALLPLFDREVEGFGEVFRMLSFEEIGTSTLQSRAVAGIANKTLIFAMPGSTKACRTAWENIIAPQLDARTRPCNFHPHLKK
- the moaA gene encoding GTP 3',8-cyclase MoaA; the encoded protein is MASQLTDAFARKFFYLRLSITDVCNFRCTYCLPDGYKPGSVTNNGFLSVDEVRRVTRAFSELGTEKVRLTGGEPSLRRDFPDIIAAVRENERIRQIAVTTNGYRMARDVAAWRDAGLTAINVSVDSLDARQFHAITGQDKFRQVMDGIDAAFAAGFDKVKVNTVLMRDVNHHQLDTFLAWIKPRRIQLRFIELMETGEGSELFRRHHISGMVLRDALLRRGWIHQIRQRSDGPAQVFCHPDYEGEIGLIMPYEKDFCASCNRLRVSSIGKLHLCLFGDGGVDLRDLLENDAQQEALEARISEALTHKKQTHFLHQGNTGITQNLSYIGG